The following proteins are encoded in a genomic region of Flammeovirga pectinis:
- a CDS encoding MBL fold metallo-hydrolase, with product MEITFLGTGTSQGVPIIGCDCEVCKSMDYRDKRLRASIHIKTDDGQSIIIDSGPDFRQQVLRENIRQLDGLIFTHQHKDHTAGMDDIRGFYFLNNMKPIELYGTEPVFNQLKQEYSYIFAENKYPGVPSVNLNQIEKNSAFNIGKTVIEPIQVWHYKLPVMGFKIKKFAYITDVNKIDSDQLDKLKDLDILVIDALQRTEHISHFTLDQAVDLCNSLQPKKAYLTHMGHRIGFHSDLEKELPAYIKPAFDGLVLSI from the coding sequence ATGGAAATTACTTTTTTAGGAACAGGTACTTCTCAAGGTGTTCCAATTATAGGTTGTGATTGTGAAGTTTGTAAATCTATGGATTATAGAGATAAACGACTTCGCGCATCAATACATATAAAAACTGATGATGGTCAAAGTATAATTATTGATTCTGGACCAGACTTTAGACAACAAGTATTACGTGAAAATATACGACAACTTGATGGTCTGATCTTTACGCATCAACATAAAGATCATACAGCAGGAATGGATGATATTAGAGGTTTCTATTTTCTAAATAATATGAAACCTATAGAACTTTATGGAACTGAACCTGTTTTCAATCAATTAAAACAAGAATACAGTTATATTTTTGCAGAGAATAAATATCCTGGTGTACCTTCTGTTAATCTAAACCAAATAGAAAAAAACAGCGCTTTTAACATTGGTAAAACAGTTATAGAACCTATACAAGTTTGGCACTATAAGCTTCCCGTAATGGGCTTTAAAATCAAGAAATTCGCTTATATTACTGATGTAAATAAAATTGACAGCGACCAACTAGACAAATTAAAAGATCTTGATATATTGGTTATTGATGCATTACAACGAACGGAACACATTTCTCATTTCACATTAGATCAAGCAGTTGATTTATGTAATTCATTGCAACCTAAAAAAGCCTATTTAACTCATATGGGGCATAGAATTGGGTTTCATAGCGATTTAGAAAAAGAACTACCTGCTTATATTAAACCTGCTTTTGATGGTTTAGTACTCAGTATATAA
- a CDS encoding phosphatidylserine decarboxylase family protein yields MTIHKEGHSLLIGLLVVLAALNAPLYYYMPEFDIWHGVALTVSVILFLLILQFFRNPRRTIPQGDNLVIAPADGKVVVIEETEESEYFNDKRIQISIFMSPLNVHLSKNPISGIVKYFKYHPGKFLVAWHPKSSTDNERTTFVTENKSGVQVLYRQIAGALARRIRWYVKEGDSVNQGEEFGFIKFGSRIDIYLPLDTKINVNIEQKTRGGETIIAELPSR; encoded by the coding sequence ATGACTATACATAAAGAAGGGCATTCGTTGTTAATCGGTTTATTGGTCGTTTTAGCAGCCCTAAACGCACCACTATATTACTATATGCCAGAATTTGACATTTGGCATGGCGTAGCATTAACGGTAAGTGTAATTTTATTTCTTTTAATACTTCAATTTTTCAGAAATCCAAGGAGAACAATTCCTCAAGGTGACAATCTTGTTATTGCTCCTGCAGATGGGAAAGTTGTTGTTATTGAGGAAACAGAAGAGTCTGAGTATTTTAACGATAAGAGAATACAGATTTCAATCTTTATGTCTCCTTTAAATGTTCATCTAAGTAAGAATCCTATTTCGGGTATTGTTAAATACTTTAAATACCATCCGGGTAAATTTTTAGTAGCGTGGCACCCTAAATCAAGTACAGATAACGAAAGAACTACCTTTGTTACGGAAAACAAAAGTGGTGTTCAAGTTTTGTATCGTCAAATTGCAGGTGCTTTAGCAAGAAGAATCAGATGGTATGTAAAAGAAGGTGATAGTGTAAACCAAGGTGAAGAGTTTGGTTTTATTAAATTCGGCTCAAGAATTGATATTTACCTTCCTTTAGATACAAAGATTAACGTAAATATTGAACAAAAAACACGTGGGGGTGAGACTATTATTGCAGAACTTCCAAGTCGTTAA
- a CDS encoding response regulator has protein sequence MGKKILVAEDSSVIQNITRKVLQFQNYEIISVKNGQQVLDKLEQTDFDAILLDINMPVMDGMECAQKIRALDDSSKNSVPIVAITGNAKNYSMDDFKAVGINEYLPKPLNFDNLVNVVNKVTNN, from the coding sequence ATGGGAAAAAAAATACTAGTAGCTGAAGACAGTTCAGTTATACAAAATATCACTAGAAAAGTACTTCAATTTCAAAACTACGAAATTATTTCAGTTAAAAATGGTCAGCAAGTACTTGACAAGTTAGAACAAACTGATTTTGACGCTATTCTACTTGACATTAATATGCCTGTAATGGACGGCATGGAATGTGCTCAAAAAATTAGGGCTTTAGACGATTCGTCTAAAAATAGTGTACCTATTGTTGCTATTACTGGCAATGCTAAGAACTATAGCATGGACGATTTTAAAGCTGTTGGAATAAACGAATACTTACCAAAGCCATTAAACTTTGATAATTTGGTTAACGTTGTAAACAAAGTCACTAATAACTAA
- a CDS encoding T9SS type B sorting domain-containing protein: MKRQTYKQISYLLALLFISILSPLQSLATHIRAGDLTLRRTNDVSLEYEATVILYRDVTGVQAGEGLVDFGDGTEAVSVSPRSLGFTEDGETEIIQYTTRHTFPSSGKFKVSYFERNRNPGVRNMEISSETPFFIQSEFMINPVLGLNSSPFLLIPPVIKGAVGQRFIHNAGAYDVDGDSLSYRLTVCLQGKDTPVQNYRFPDDPNEEWSKFTEQCAQPALFYIDEITGDLIWDTPFLPGEYNVAFFVEEWRDGIKIGAVNRDMQVIITDPLNLRPIIEPQNDTCVVVGSDLFKTILAYDQDQAPCYNPDSTIDWGPHPIELEIAQKSDEVKIVPYSDMNFNVTISGSNQQNATGQFSWSPKCTDVRQQPYKITFEAKDKPQAGNTQLGTLENWNVTVIGAAPENLQAVPSTSAELAKHDTKVSLSWDAYNCSGADEIYIYRKIGSLDFNPVCETGLPSWTGYQYVGKVDATETSFTDRTVSQGANYCYRIYATFSPPEGGESIASLEACAFIPDSQYIVNVDVDQTGTDDGRINLKWTVPLDVANINTVTYNVYRGEGDQILEDVDYVKLNGSPQSNQDTSYVDNLLNTEEIQYQYRIELLENNLPTDTTYIATNIRLKADAGLDFVDLSWDGNVPWNLTPDSIVVATNTVGVYHYIYRKIEGDQPSYTLYDSVFVNQNGLRYTDRGNSIPLDDKKLYSYYVSTIGSFEVPFLPEPLVNRTQEITVELLDTIPPCPPILSLKNYEDGIPFLKDSCASPITSNGSNTCSKDRFTVNLSWLNQLGGDCDDDIVRYNVYFSPRRISRKSDFGAPYDTFEHPAGKPLTETVLYDMIDREYVAGVYAVTAVDDSGNESELSNIIEQDNCVFYEMPNAFSPNNDGFNDTLIPMRCPRFTKSIRFSVINRWGQVIYVYDSEDNNGDIEINWDGKDRNGNEVEPGNYYYQGELVNYRLDESDEKVNIKGSFVILRGKDSSTSQ; encoded by the coding sequence ATGAAAAGACAAACATATAAGCAAATTAGCTACTTGTTAGCACTATTGTTCATAAGTATACTTAGCCCTTTGCAATCTTTGGCAACTCACATTCGTGCAGGTGATTTAACTTTAAGAAGAACAAATGATGTTTCATTAGAATATGAAGCAACAGTAATTCTATATAGAGATGTAACTGGTGTTCAAGCCGGTGAAGGTCTAGTAGATTTTGGCGATGGAACAGAAGCTGTAAGCGTATCTCCAAGGTCTTTAGGTTTTACTGAAGATGGAGAAACAGAAATTATTCAATACACTACAAGGCACACTTTTCCCTCTTCTGGTAAGTTTAAAGTGAGCTATTTTGAAAGGAATAGAAATCCAGGTGTACGAAACATGGAAATTTCTTCTGAAACACCATTTTTTATTCAATCCGAATTTATGATTAATCCTGTATTAGGGTTAAATAGTTCGCCCTTCTTATTAATTCCACCAGTAATTAAAGGTGCTGTTGGACAAAGGTTTATTCATAATGCAGGTGCTTATGATGTTGATGGAGATAGTTTATCTTACAGATTAACTGTTTGTTTACAAGGAAAAGATACACCTGTTCAAAACTATAGATTTCCTGATGATCCAAATGAAGAGTGGTCTAAATTTACAGAACAGTGTGCACAGCCTGCTTTATTTTATATTGATGAAATAACAGGTGATTTAATTTGGGATACTCCTTTTTTGCCGGGAGAATATAATGTTGCCTTTTTTGTAGAAGAATGGAGAGATGGAATTAAGATTGGAGCAGTAAACAGGGATATGCAGGTTATTATTACTGATCCATTAAACTTGAGACCAATTATTGAACCTCAAAATGATACCTGTGTTGTTGTTGGTTCTGATTTATTTAAAACAATATTGGCGTATGATCAAGATCAAGCACCTTGTTATAATCCAGACTCAACAATTGATTGGGGGCCACACCCTATCGAATTAGAAATAGCACAGAAAAGTGATGAAGTAAAGATTGTACCTTATTCAGATATGAATTTTAACGTAACAATCTCGGGTTCTAATCAACAAAATGCAACAGGGCAATTTAGTTGGAGCCCAAAATGTACAGATGTAAGACAGCAACCTTATAAAATTACTTTTGAAGCAAAAGATAAACCTCAAGCAGGAAATACACAACTAGGTACTTTAGAAAACTGGAATGTTACAGTAATTGGTGCAGCTCCAGAAAACCTACAGGCAGTACCTTCAACTTCTGCAGAATTAGCTAAACATGATACAAAAGTTTCGCTCTCATGGGATGCTTATAATTGCTCAGGAGCTGATGAAATTTATATATATAGAAAAATAGGTTCCTTAGATTTTAATCCTGTTTGCGAAACAGGTTTGCCATCATGGACAGGATACCAATATGTTGGTAAAGTAGATGCTACAGAAACTAGTTTTACAGATAGAACTGTGAGCCAGGGTGCAAATTATTGTTATAGAATTTATGCTACTTTTTCTCCTCCTGAAGGTGGAGAAAGTATTGCTTCTTTAGAAGCTTGTGCTTTTATTCCTGATTCTCAATACATTGTTAATGTAGATGTAGATCAAACAGGAACGGATGATGGAAGAATCAATTTAAAATGGACAGTTCCTTTAGATGTAGCTAATATAAATACAGTTACTTATAATGTGTATAGAGGAGAAGGTGACCAGATTCTAGAAGATGTTGATTATGTGAAATTAAATGGGTCACCTCAATCAAATCAAGATACATCTTATGTTGATAACTTATTAAATACTGAAGAAATACAATATCAATATAGAATTGAGTTATTAGAAAATAATTTACCAACTGATACAACTTATATTGCTACCAATATTAGGCTAAAAGCAGATGCAGGATTAGATTTTGTAGATCTTTCTTGGGATGGTAATGTTCCATGGAATTTAACTCCGGATTCTATTGTCGTAGCAACGAATACTGTAGGTGTCTACCATTATATATATAGAAAGATAGAAGGAGATCAGCCTAGTTATACTTTATATGATAGTGTTTTTGTAAATCAGAATGGTTTAAGATATACAGATAGAGGTAATTCTATTCCTCTAGATGATAAAAAACTATATTCTTATTATGTATCAACTATTGGTTCTTTTGAAGTTCCATTCTTACCAGAACCATTAGTGAATAGAACACAAGAAATTACAGTAGAGTTATTAGATACAATACCTCCTTGTCCACCAATTTTATCATTGAAAAATTATGAAGATGGTATTCCTTTCTTAAAAGATAGCTGTGCATCTCCAATCACTTCTAATGGTAGTAATACTTGCTCTAAGGATAGATTTACTGTCAATTTATCATGGTTAAATCAATTAGGAGGAGATTGTGATGATGATATTGTTCGATACAATGTTTACTTCTCTCCGAGAAGAATATCCCGTAAATCTGATTTTGGAGCTCCTTATGATACTTTTGAACATCCTGCAGGAAAACCATTAACAGAAACTGTTTTGTACGATATGATTGATAGAGAATATGTAGCAGGAGTTTATGCAGTTACTGCCGTTGATGATTCTGGTAACGAGAGTGAGTTGAGTAACATTATAGAACAAGATAATTGTGTTTTTTATGAAATGCCAAATGCATTTAGCCCAAACAATGATGGATTTAACGATACTTTAATACCAATGAGGTGTCCAAGATTTACAAAAAGCATTAGATTTTCTGTTATCAATAGATGGGGTCAAGTAATTTATGTATACGATTCAGAAGATAATAATGGAGACATTGAAATTAATTGGGATGGTAAAGATAGAAATGGAAATGAAGTAGAACCTGGTAATTATTATTATCAAGGTGAGCTTGTCAATTATAGACTTGATGAAAGTGATGAAAAAGTGAACATAAAGGGCTCTTTTGTAATATTAAGAGGTAAAGATTCGTCTACTTCACAATAA
- a CDS encoding cell division protein FtsQ/DivIB, with amino-acid sequence MEKNKFYKQFQSQKGITGIIVLLVIIAITILYTVANKNKFNNTGEVVINVTNYDAPRFVEDTEIKDAISKMNLDRKEMDAISIKDIEQSLNDIQFVRKAEVSKDLKDNLVIDIEQDRPIARVVSASGKSTYINKEGKLIGLSKKYAARVVLITGRGADRLLDEKYWKDTVYGRNLLYFVNKLANDRFWNAQITQLDLQPDMSITAFPQIGKERIEFGYPIDFNQKLGKLKVYYNTIVSSKGWNVYNKIKLQYEGQIVCN; translated from the coding sequence ATGGAGAAAAATAAATTTTACAAACAATTTCAATCCCAAAAAGGCATAACAGGAATAATAGTTTTATTAGTAATAATAGCTATTACAATTTTGTATACGGTTGCCAATAAAAATAAATTTAATAATACCGGAGAGGTTGTTATTAATGTGACAAATTATGATGCACCTAGATTTGTAGAAGATACAGAAATTAAGGATGCCATCTCTAAAATGAATTTGGATAGAAAAGAGATGGATGCAATTTCTATTAAAGATATTGAACAATCGCTTAACGATATTCAATTTGTTAGAAAAGCAGAGGTTTCTAAAGATCTTAAAGATAATTTAGTGATTGATATTGAACAAGATAGACCAATAGCTAGGGTGGTTTCAGCTTCTGGTAAATCTACATATATCAATAAAGAAGGTAAACTAATAGGATTGTCTAAGAAATACGCAGCTCGAGTTGTTTTAATAACAGGTAGAGGTGCAGATAGATTATTAGATGAAAAATATTGGAAAGACACAGTGTATGGTAGAAATTTATTGTATTTTGTAAATAAGTTGGCAAACGATAGATTTTGGAATGCGCAGATTACTCAATTGGATTTACAGCCTGATATGTCGATTACAGCTTTCCCTCAAATAGGGAAAGAAAGAATTGAATTTGGGTATCCAATCGATTTTAATCAGAAGCTGGGTAAGTTAAAGGTTTATTATAATACAATCGTTTCCTCAAAAGGATGGAATGTATACAATAAAATTAAATTACAGTATGAAGGTCAAATAGTTTGTAATTAA
- the murC gene encoding UDP-N-acetylmuramate--L-alanine ligase: MLPAYIYFLGIGGIGMSALARWFNANGTKVVGYDKTPTDLTTQLQEEGIEVVFDDAVEALPKELLTLPKNDVLVVFTPAIPKTHRGMNFLKKEGFTIKKRAEVLGIITSTSFTIGIAGTHGKTTTSSMLSHLLEANNRNCSAFLGGISTNYGTNMLLGNSKKDDHIVVVEADEFDRSFLQLSPNIIGVTSCEADHLDIYGDEAAVFSSFQEFINKLPEEGKLFLESNISKLKGQNPSNSKTYGIDSGDIYADNLRVKDAKFYFDANFGNSRSILNIGLQMPGFHNVENALLAMSIALEIGLSESEIKQAIESYRGVKRRFEKWVETKDKVYVDDYAHHPTEITTFIKSLKALYPNDKITVIFQPHLYSRTADFADEFGESLSLADEVWLLPLYPAREEFVEGVNSEMLLGKITHDNKRIVMDDDLINQVKQLDNRVVATVGAGNIDRFIKEIASIYS; this comes from the coding sequence ATGTTACCTGCTTATATATATTTTTTAGGAATTGGAGGCATTGGGATGAGTGCTTTAGCTCGTTGGTTTAATGCCAATGGAACAAAAGTAGTTGGATATGATAAAACACCAACTGATTTAACGACTCAGCTACAAGAAGAAGGTATTGAAGTAGTTTTTGATGATGCTGTTGAGGCTTTGCCAAAAGAACTGCTAACACTACCTAAAAATGATGTTCTAGTGGTTTTTACACCTGCCATTCCTAAGACGCATAGAGGAATGAACTTTTTGAAAAAAGAGGGATTTACAATAAAGAAGAGAGCAGAAGTATTAGGAATAATAACTTCTACAAGTTTTACAATTGGTATTGCAGGTACACATGGTAAAACAACTACATCATCTATGTTGTCACACCTTTTAGAAGCTAATAATAGAAATTGCTCGGCTTTTTTAGGTGGAATATCTACTAATTATGGTACAAATATGCTATTAGGAAATAGCAAAAAGGATGACCATATAGTAGTCGTAGAAGCAGATGAATTTGATCGTTCTTTCCTTCAGTTATCTCCCAATATAATAGGAGTGACAAGTTGTGAGGCAGATCATTTAGATATTTATGGAGATGAGGCTGCCGTGTTTTCATCATTTCAAGAGTTTATTAATAAGCTTCCAGAAGAGGGAAAACTCTTTTTAGAAAGCAATATATCAAAGTTAAAAGGACAAAATCCTTCTAATTCAAAAACGTACGGTATAGACAGTGGAGATATTTATGCAGACAACTTAAGGGTAAAAGATGCAAAATTCTATTTTGATGCAAATTTTGGAAATAGTAGATCGATCTTAAATATTGGTCTTCAAATGCCAGGTTTTCATAATGTTGAAAATGCGCTATTGGCAATGTCTATTGCTTTAGAAATTGGACTTTCTGAAAGTGAAATAAAACAAGCAATTGAATCATATAGAGGGGTAAAGAGACGTTTTGAGAAGTGGGTAGAAACGAAAGATAAAGTTTATGTTGATGATTATGCACATCATCCTACAGAAATTACTACCTTTATAAAGTCTTTAAAGGCATTATATCCTAACGATAAAATTACTGTAATTTTTCAACCTCATTTATATTCTCGTACTGCTGATTTTGCTGATGAATTTGGCGAAAGCTTATCATTAGCAGACGAAGTTTGGCTTTTACCTTTATACCCTGCTAGAGAAGAATTTGTTGAAGGTGTAAACTCTGAAATGCTTTTAGGTAAGATTACACATGATAATAAACGAATTGTTATGGATGACGATTTGATAAATCAAGTAAAACAATTAGATAACCGAGTTGTAGCAACTGTTGGAGCCGGAAATATTGATCGTTTTATTAAAGAAATAGCTTCAATTTACTCTTAA
- the murG gene encoding undecaprenyldiphospho-muramoylpentapeptide beta-N-acetylglucosaminyltransferase, giving the protein MNLKIIISGGGTGGHIYPAIAIANAIKEINNEIEILFVGAEGRMEMEKVPEAGYEIIGLPISGIQRRLTLENLSFPIKLIKSLWKASTVISDFKPNAVVGVGGYASGPIMWRAQSRKIPTIIQEQNGYAGLTNKILGGRASKICVAYPDMGYYFPKDLIEFTGNPVRQDITDLSDKKEEGFKQWGFSSDRKVAFIFGGSLGALTLNESMANGVQKLLDQNIQVIWQTGKYYFEKYNQLFGNRKNEGLHVVPFVKDMANVYAISDVVVARAGALSISELCLAGLPTILVPSPNVAEDHQTKNANALVYVDAAILVKDVEARDVLIDEVLALANDDKKREELSTQILKLAKPNAAKDIAQNIITAAEAHYKRMN; this is encoded by the coding sequence ATGAATTTAAAAATAATCATTAGCGGCGGCGGAACAGGTGGCCATATATATCCTGCAATTGCAATAGCGAATGCAATTAAAGAAATCAATAATGAAATAGAAATATTATTTGTTGGTGCTGAAGGGAGAATGGAAATGGAGAAAGTTCCAGAAGCTGGTTATGAAATTATAGGATTACCAATTAGTGGTATCCAGCGTAGACTGACTTTAGAGAATTTATCGTTCCCAATAAAACTTATTAAAAGTTTATGGAAAGCAAGTACAGTTATTAGTGATTTTAAACCGAATGCTGTTGTGGGTGTTGGGGGGTACGCAAGTGGGCCCATTATGTGGAGAGCACAGTCGCGTAAGATTCCAACAATTATTCAAGAACAGAATGGATATGCAGGTTTAACAAATAAAATTTTAGGAGGAAGAGCAAGCAAAATATGTGTAGCTTATCCAGATATGGGGTATTATTTCCCTAAAGACTTAATTGAGTTTACAGGCAATCCAGTTAGACAAGATATTACAGACCTATCTGATAAAAAAGAAGAAGGGTTTAAGCAATGGGGTTTTTCTAGTGATAGAAAAGTAGCATTTATATTTGGAGGTAGTCTTGGTGCACTTACTTTAAATGAAAGTATGGCAAATGGAGTACAAAAATTACTCGATCAAAATATTCAAGTAATTTGGCAGACTGGTAAATACTATTTCGAAAAGTATAATCAGTTGTTTGGAAATAGAAAAAATGAAGGGTTACATGTTGTTCCTTTTGTAAAAGATATGGCTAATGTTTATGCAATTTCTGATGTTGTAGTGGCAAGAGCTGGAGCATTATCAATTTCTGAATTATGTTTGGCAGGTTTACCAACTATATTGGTTCCATCTCCAAATGTTGCGGAAGATCATCAAACTAAAAATGCAAATGCATTAGTATATGTAGATGCAGCTATTCTTGTAAAAGATGTAGAAGCAAGAGATGTACTTATTGATGAGGTATTAGCATTGGCTAATGATGATAAGAAAAGAGAAGAACTGAGTACTCAGATATTAAAATTAGCAAAGCCAAATGCGGCAAAAGATATCGCTCAGAATATTATTACTGCTGCAGAAGCACATTACAAACGAATGAACTAA
- the ftsA gene encoding cell division protein FtsA, translating to MQEEKIIVGLDIGTTKVCAVVGRMNEYNQLEILGLGHATSEGVRDGTVSNIAKTTEAIDQAITEAENDSQIEINVVNVGVAGKHIKSFRQHGSITLPHQEDEISVTDVDRLTNDMYRVITEPGTEIIHVLPLHYTVDSEEKIKDPVGMAGVKLEADFHIVTANSNSIRNIKKCIERSNLECDQMMLEPLASSMAVLTEEEKEAGVTIIDIGGGTTDIAIFYDGIIRHTAVIPFGGDIITSDIKQGCAVMQHQAELLKVNFGQSMAVETGDTEVVEIPGINNRTPKEISIKNLAYIIEARMEEIIDLVKAELADSGYFDKLAGGLVLTGGGSKLKNIQHLFEYKIGLDTRIGYPTAFLGKSDRSERVKDPKFSTALGLALAGFKALDQRELDRPRSIYQQPTGGETVPKEPTSDRIKVADTSPARGKNIFSDFLQKAKDLLIDDYDDTEDYKD from the coding sequence ATGCAAGAAGAAAAGATTATAGTAGGGCTTGATATAGGTACAACCAAAGTTTGTGCTGTGGTTGGGCGAATGAATGAATATAATCAATTGGAAATATTAGGTCTAGGTCATGCAACATCTGAAGGGGTGAGGGATGGTACTGTTAGTAACATTGCTAAAACTACTGAAGCAATTGATCAGGCGATAACTGAAGCAGAAAACGATTCTCAGATTGAAATTAATGTTGTTAATGTTGGTGTTGCGGGTAAACATATAAAAAGTTTCCGTCAGCATGGTAGTATAACATTACCACATCAAGAAGATGAAATTTCTGTAACAGATGTGGATAGATTGACAAATGATATGTACCGTGTAATTACAGAACCTGGTACAGAAATTATACACGTTTTACCTTTGCACTACACGGTAGATAGCGAAGAGAAAATTAAAGATCCTGTTGGAATGGCAGGGGTAAAGTTAGAAGCAGATTTTCATATTGTAACAGCAAATAGTAACTCTATTCGAAACATTAAAAAATGTATTGAAAGAAGTAACTTAGAGTGTGATCAAATGATGCTTGAGCCATTGGCTTCGAGTATGGCTGTTTTAACGGAAGAAGAAAAAGAAGCAGGTGTAACAATTATTGATATTGGAGGAGGTACTACAGATATAGCGATCTTCTACGATGGAATAATTCGTCATACAGCGGTAATTCCTTTTGGAGGTGATATAATCACTTCTGATATTAAACAGGGATGTGCAGTTATGCAGCATCAAGCAGAGCTATTAAAAGTAAATTTTGGACAGTCTATGGCTGTAGAAACAGGAGATACTGAAGTAGTGGAAATTCCTGGTATTAATAACAGAACACCAAAAGAGATTTCAATAAAGAATCTTGCTTATATTATTGAAGCAAGAATGGAAGAGATTATTGATCTTGTAAAAGCAGAGTTAGCAGATTCTGGCTATTTTGATAAACTAGCAGGAGGTTTAGTACTTACTGGCGGTGGTTCAAAATTAAAGAATATTCAGCACCTGTTTGAATACAAAATAGGTTTGGATACTCGTATTGGTTATCCGACTGCTTTTTTAGGTAAAAGTGATAGATCTGAGAGGGTAAAAGATCCTAAATTCTCTACTGCATTAGGATTGGCATTGGCTGGTTTTAAGGCGTTAGATCAAAGAGAATTGGATAGACCTAGAAGTATTTATCAACAACCTACAGGTGGAGAAACAGTTCCTAAAGAACCAACTTCTGATAGAATTAAAGTTGCTGATACTTCCCCTGCAAGAGGTAAAAATATATTTTCAGACTTTCTTCAAAAAGCAAAAGACTTGCTTATTGACGATTATGACGATACAGAAGATTATAAAGATTAA
- a CDS encoding DUF6702 family protein — protein sequence MKYSMFPFVLILVLISSVFAHPIHLSVSEVNYNSESNSIEIAQKVFIDDLEDGIELMGGPKLFLYTDKEHQDSDTWLAKYFQQHIKLKVNEKEVMLKWVGRETDPKHDIQAIWIYMEVTKIKKIKALEVKNTVLLAVHNDQRNMVHLTCNDDKVSWLFDEKKITEIIQW from the coding sequence ATGAAATATTCAATGTTCCCCTTTGTTCTCATTTTAGTTCTTATTTCATCAGTATTTGCTCACCCCATTCATTTAAGCGTAAGTGAAGTAAATTACAATTCTGAATCAAATAGTATTGAGATTGCCCAAAAAGTATTTATAGATGATTTAGAAGATGGAATTGAGTTAATGGGTGGTCCTAAACTTTTTTTATATACTGATAAAGAACATCAAGATAGCGATACATGGTTGGCTAAATATTTTCAGCAACATATCAAACTCAAAGTAAATGAGAAAGAAGTGATGTTAAAGTGGGTAGGAAGAGAAACTGACCCAAAGCATGATATACAGGCAATTTGGATTTACATGGAAGTGACTAAAATTAAAAAAATTAAGGCTTTGGAAGTTAAAAATACAGTTTTATTAGCTGTACATAATGACCAAAGAAATATGGTACATCTTACTTGTAATGATGATAAAGTAAGTTGGTTGTTTGATGAAAAAAAAATAACCGAAATAATTCAGTGGTAA